A stretch of Acipenser ruthenus chromosome 1, fAciRut3.2 maternal haplotype, whole genome shotgun sequence DNA encodes these proteins:
- the gnpda2 gene encoding glucosamine-6-phosphate isomerase 2 encodes MRLVILDEYNLASEWAAKYIRNRIVQFMPGPDNFFTLGLPTGSTPLGCYKKLIEYHTSGDLCFKYVKTFNMDEYVGLPRDHPESYHSYMWNNFFKHIDIDPANVHILDGNAPDLQKECEAFEQKIAEAGGIDLFVGGIGPDGHIAFNEPGSSLVSRTRVKTLAKDTIVANARFFGNDMSKVPTMTLTVGVGTVMDAREVMILITGAHKAFALYKAIEEGVNHMWTVSAFQQHPRTIFVCDEDATLELRVKTVKYFKGLMHVHNKLVDPLHSMKDYTN; translated from the exons ATGAGATTAGTAATTCTTGATGAGTACAATCTGGCCAGCGAATGGGCAGCAAAATATATACGCAATCGCATTGTCCAGTTTATGCCTGGTCCAGACAACTTCTTTACATTAGGACTACCCACTG GAAGCACACCTTTGGGTTGTTACAAAAAGTTAATTGAATACCATACAAGTGGGGACCTCTGCTTTAAATATGTAAAGACCTTTAACATGGATGAATACGTAG GGTTACCAAGAGATCACCCTGAAAGCTACCACTCTTACATGTGGAACAATTTCTTCAAGCACATTGACATTGACCCTGCCAATGTCCATATTCTTGATGGCAATGCACCTGACTTGCAAAAAGAATGTGAAGCGTTTGAACAAAAAATTGCCGAAGCTGGGGGAATTGACCTTTTTGTTGGAG GTATTGGTCCTGATGGACACATTGCTTTTAATGAACCAGGCTCCAGTCTGGTATCCAGGACAAGAGTTAAAACTTTAGCAAAGGACACCATTGTGGCTAATGCTAGATTCTTTGGTAATGACATGTCAAAAGTTCCAACAATGACTTTAACAGTCGGAGTGGGAACAGTGATGGATGCTAGAgag GTGATGATTCTCATCACAGGAGCCCACAAAGCCTTTGCTTTGTACAAGGCGATTGAGGAAGGAGTCAATCACATGTGGACAGTTTCAGCATTCCAGCAGCATCCTCGTACGATCTTTGTCTGCGATGAAGATGCCACGTTAGAATTGAGGGTTAAGACAGTGAAGTACTTTAAAG gtttgATGCATGTACACAATAAACTTGTGGACCCACTACACAGTATGAAGGACTACACAAACTGA